The nucleotide sequence CTTGTTAAATTATATTCACAAAATGGCAACTCATAAAAgacgaaatatttttaatttttttttttaaatttttttttttaattttttttttttttaatttttatttagtatCAACTCGTAATTATGGATCGCCGAAGAATGTTACGAAAATTAGTAATGAggatgaatttattaaaaaaaatagctcttttaaacaaattaaaactaacaaataGAAGAATGCAAATAGCTACGAAAGCATTGGTAGAACATTTTGAGCTAACAGCTGCAGGGAACCCACAAATCTTAAGTTACCTTCGTCTGCTGTCAGATGACAACACCACAGTTCCAATGGATATGATGCCATCAACTTCAATGGGAGGATCAATCCTAGATGAAATTCATCGCGGAATAGAAGAAGACGATGGAACCATCTGGATTGATGTAACCCCCAGAGAAGAAAAGGACGTATCCATTATTGATGTCGATGCTGATTCTAACTACAAATCCCCCACTGAATCTGTCATAACTGATGATGACGGCGTTGAGTATAAAATTGACTGGCTTGACCAATCCGCAGTTAATGAAGACTCCGCCGTTAAAAATGATGTTGATTCAATCAAGATCGTAGAAGATAACTTGAATCAAATCTTAGGGGAGGAAGtatcatttgaaaaaatcatcgtAAGTGATAATTCGAATGTTACTGATGTATATAAAAAACCTGAATAATATCAACATATCATATAAACAGGTGTTTCctgttcatttttttaatttaattttttattatatgttCCTATTCGCATATAGACGTACTGTTTTGCCAACTAATTCATGTTATTACATAtataaaacgtgatatttacTCTAAGAACTATATAATagtatgttttttaaatattcgtaaatttttgataacagtATTAGATAGaatatatgtttatttttttagtttctaaTAGTTCTTagcattttaaacaattttgatggttaattctaaataatgtTTTCGTTCATGTCATTATTGGTAAAAACTACTTTGCAATTTACTTGTCATTACGTTTATAAAACAagtagtgaaaaaaaaattgtgttttaaaataagtatGTTTTTTTggctatttaattttttgtagtcattattaataacagTATTAGATAGaatatatgtttatttttttagtttctgaTAGTTCTTagcattttaaacaattttggtggttaattctaaataatgtTTTCGTTCATGTCATTATTGGTAAAAACTATTTTGCAATATACTTGTCaaaattgtgttttaaaataagtatGTTTTTTTGGCtacttaatttttgtagtcattattaataacagTATTAgatataagtttatttttttaatttcaaatctttcttttaacattttttgtggTTCGATTACAATCACtgcaaaactttaaataatgttGTCGTTCATTTTATTGTAGATATCTTGTGATAATAACTATTTTGCAATATACTTGttattacatttataaaacaagtagtatttattttgagttaaaaaaatttggtattttaaaataagtattaaataatcttttgtagtcattattaataacagTATTAGATAGAATATAAGTTTATTCAATTTCAACAAGTTCTTAgcgttttaaacatttttttgtgatttgaTTACAATCACCgtaaaattctaaataacGTTATCGttcattttattgtaaatatcttttgagatataaactattagtttattttttgtagttctaagtatttcaaaaatttcagtgatttatttacaatcacttaaatttttttataaaaaagatcacTATAAATATCTTTTGATACAATATTCATGTTaccatatttatataaatatgtgATATTTACTGTGAGcttaacaacaattaaaataaaaacctaaTAACAGTATTTGCCAAACTGtatatttctaaaaaagaatattttaggacgtaatattttgataatgtttgttaaaaaaacatattttcatattaaaCAATGTCCTCAAtaaaatcttgtttttatttcctttttcaattttaaatttcccgcctTGCTATAGAGACTAAATTCCTAAATATCCCCATATAGCGCAAGCGCGAGAAGCAGAACCCACGCCATCGTTCATATTTGACACACCAGAATAAACAACTTCTTGCCGATTTCTTCTTAAAAGCTACTTTGAGTGTTATAAAGTGCTCCAATTTAATTGTAAGTAATCAAACATCATTGTAATTCATAATTTGATTCTcattattctatttttaatccCTTATCGTGTTTTGTTCTTCATCAAtacgttatttatttaaccttTTTGTTTACATATTTCGGATTTAATATTTGACACATGATAATTAATTTAGGCTTATTATCAAtacatttatgttttaattaaaaagtaagacatagtttgttgttaaatgaaatccaacatttttttgtgttggCTTAGCGAGGTTAAATCCTCCTGGAGTGTTGTATTGCGCTGGTTAGGTTAATCTTGATTCAGAACATCGAACGTTCTCTGGTCTTGATTTTGTTAAGGCCATTTCCTGCTGGGATGTTGCAATACGCTGTCTAGTTTTGTTACAATGTTAATTAAGTCTATCCAACATTTTGTGGTCTTGATTTAGCGAGGTTAATTCCTGCCGAAGCGTTGCAGTACGCTGGCTaccttttttataattattatgtcATATCCAATGATCTCTGATCATGATTGTGCCAAGGTTAAATCCTGCCgaacctcggcttaattaagTCTATACAATATTTTCTGGATTGATGTATTCCTGCTGGAACTACCTCTAGTAAatcaaatttccaaaattgttttttgctaaattcataaaaatttcatcataatataatttattatttttgttttaatttttgaagatacTTCAAAATTATGGATACTCCACCACCAAATCACTACCGACATcccaaaaagaaagaaagCTTATTAAAAACAGTGTTGAAATCGAGGTTTCTAAAGAAGATATCTGAGCACAACAAGTTACAACAGCAAAATTTAACAGCAATAGCTGCAGAGAACACAGtcgtgattaaaaaattacctaaTGGTTCTTTTGTATCTTTaacatcattaaataatagacCATCTTTATTGAAGGGAACACTAGACcatttaactaaaagaaaagacATACTTCAACATTTGAAAAAGATTCCACCATGTATTAATGTCTTTATTTCTAAACACCCtacatttatgttttaattaaaaagtaagacatagtttgttgttaaatgaaatccaacatttttttgtgttggCTTAGCGAGGTTAAATCCTCCTGGAGTGTTGTATTGCGCTGGTTAGGTTAATCTTGATTCAGAACATCCAACGTTCTCTGGTCTTGATTTTGTTGAGGCCATTTCCTGCTGGGATGTTGCAATACGCTGTCTAGTTTTGTTACAACGTGCTGAGTTATCTCGGCTTAATTAAGTCTATCCAACATTTTGTGGTCTTGATTTAGCGAGGTTAATTCCTGCTGGAGCGTTGCAGTACGCTGGCTaccttttttataattattatgtcATATCCAATGATCTCTGATCATGATTGTGCCAAGGTTAAATCCTGCtggacctcggcttaattaagTCTATCCAATATTTTCTGGGTTGATGTATTCCTGCTGGAACTACCTCTAGTAAATCAAATTTCCAAGATAGTTTTTTgctaaattcataaaaatttcatcataatataatttattttttttgttttaatttttgaagatacTTCAAAATTATGGATACTCCACCACCAAATCACTACCGACATCtcaaaaagaaagaaagcTTATTAAAAACAGTGTTGAAATCGAGGTTTCTAAAGAAGATATCTGAGCACAACAAGTTACAACAGCAAAATTTAACAGCAATAGCTGCAGAGAACACAGtcgtgattaaaaaattacctaaTGGTTCTTTTATGTCTTTaacatcattaaataatagacCATCTTTATTGAAGGGAACACTAGACGATTTAACTAATAGAAAAGACATACTTCAACATTTGAAAAAGATTCCACCATGTATTAATGTCTTTATTTCTAAACACCCAGTTGAAGATGTAAGTGTTGTTGATGATATTAAGCAGGAATCTGCTGATTGGCGTCTGCCATACGCTGACGTTCTAGGTCAAATTACAATTGGATATGAACATGCATCCTCATGCTCCAATAACGACGATCACCTAATTTATGAACAAGTGGAGGAGAATAATTATGAAACTGTGGAAATTAACGAAGTCCCATTGAATGAAGAGACTATAATCATTGATGATGATTGGACAGATTCTGAATTCAACAAATCTCTCGCTGTCGAGTATAAACTTGATCAAAATGTTCATGATCAAGCTGATGAAGATGAGATCATTATTGTTGATGACGACGAGGAACCTATTAAAGATCAGAACAAAATATCAATTCAAGATGACTTCATCACTGATAATTTTGGTAATACATACAAAGTTAATTGGGTTGCACCGAAGGATATTTTGCTAATTGacatcattaataataaatagtgATCAAAATCACAAGATGTAACACAATCTTATTTTAGATTACCTTTTCGttcttttttttactattttatttgtatttttataattatctttAAGTTCTGTAATATTCAATAATTCTtagatttattacaaataaaataaatcgctttttattttattaaattttttcgttttttttaattttaaatttcccgcatTACATAGAGGTGAAATTTCAAGCAGCGCATAAAACGCGCATGCGCcagataaagtttaatttgtttttgcaCCCACTTCGAGGAAGAGGCACATTGGCTGTGATTTCTTATTAGAAATAACTTCGAAGGTGTTGAAACGTGCTCCTATTTAAATTGTAAGTAATCagaaatacaatattttttgttttactcGATGTAATTATAACCTTTTTGAGATGACAATACATAACCTAATAACTATACGTTTTTTGATTCGATTCTTAATAACATTgataaatttagttaaaaatatgctcgagttaccgatttttctaatttatatCAATACGCCAAGTATTAAATTCCGCGAAATATTTCATATATCTCAGAAACTTGatctaacaaatttttataaacaaaatttttgtttagttttgtaAGTTATGAATCGTCCCAGAACATTAAGACGTCGCCGCCACAGAAAGAAACAACCCATGCTAAAAAGGTtgttgagaaaaacgtttttaaaaaaaattgatgaattaaataaaagattcCCGCTAGATAATCCAAATATCCGTCTATCAAGAATTAGTACAATAAAACGCTTTGAGCGGCTCATTGcaaataataacttaattatcGCAAACCATAACAAGAAAGTATCAAATATTCCCATCAACgaagaaataaaagtaaatcaCGATACTGAAATTGCAACccaaaatgatattaatttgattccTACAACCTTGGATGAAAATAAAACTCCAGTCaacaagaaaaatttgaaagttgTTGATTTTTCTGCAAATTTCACGCGTCACAAGTCTCCCACTGAAGATGTTATTACTGATGTGATGGGGAATGTTTACGAAATTACGTGGGTCGATAATACTGgtattaacaaaaacaatcAAAGTTCTGCTAATACAAGTACTGACGAGATCGTTGTTACATTAGAAAAGATGACACATAATGATGAGGGAACTCCATCCGATCAAAATAAGAATGATCTTAAAGATGACAACGAACCAGAAGATAGTGATCCACTAATAATTCCATTTACACAAGAATTTTCGATTAATATTAGCGAAAATGTAGTCGATTCTATAGATCATGGTTACTTTTcaaacgttttaaataaaatgtttgaattatGTACCTATTATTATAAAGGTCAATACGTTAAGTaagtgtttataaaaaattattatgtttataaaaaaaattattttaaatatgtaaaaaaaagaaatttttgtatttgtgtTTGATAATTTGAgagatatttaataaataaatgtttttttgtcttataatttaatttttaattaattaagtccCGCTGGGGTGTTGACAAGTACATATTGTTAATGGGAGACTAAATAATGCGCccagaacactaaatactgcgtgcagaagactaaatctTGCGTGCAGAATACTAGATATGCCTGATATTTGATTAGTTACTGCTTTCAGACGACTAGGTAGTGTTTCCAGAAgaactaaaatataaaaatttgctgaattcatagttttacaagttgttaatgataTCACTCGGGATTGAGAGCGAGTCTACTCGGcatgaaatttatggaagaaagaGTCTCGGCCGCCCATAAGTATTGAGATTATTTCATATATCATGAAGAATACTTAGCGCGGCTATCCTGCTTgaagtttatggaagaaagaatctcggccgacttcgaagatgtcggccgccCATAAGTATTGGTCATGACACTTGAGGCATATACAATACTTGACGTCTGACGTCTACGAAGCAACCCAAGTCCCGCTGGGGTGTTGACAAGTACATATTGTTAATGGGAGACAAAATAGTGCGcccagaagactaaatactgcgtgcagaagactaaatgtTGCGTGCAGAATACTAGATATGCCTATCAGATTAGATATTGCTGATATTTGACTAGTTACTGtgttctgaagactagatactgctgccAAAAGacctaaaatataaaaatttgctgAACTCATAGTTTTACAAGTTGTCAATGATATCACTCAGGTTTGAGAGCGTGAAATCAAGTCTAccctgcttgaaatttatggaagaaataatctcggccgacttcgaagatgtcggccgccCATAAATATTGGTCATGACACTTGGGGCATATATCATTGTAATGCTGATGTTTGGGAAAAGTTCGAAATGAATCACCTTTCtctaatttcttatttattgaTTTGCTTTTACACCAAAAGAAACACTTAtcgtaataaataataatattaattgcaatgacattttgttttgttgtcaTGGACGCGCTGAGCTTAATGTTGTAATCTATGTCTGCATTGCTCAAACGTCCACCAACTCTGAGTATGCCGTCGTTTTCTAATATTGGTGACAATTTCAATAGTttacttttcttatttattaatgaatacTTTTGCAAATCGGTTATTTCTCGATGAAAATGTTGAATTTGTATATTGCGTATTAGTTTTAATATGCCAATGTTTATTTCTTCCACTGTTAATGTTCCtgaaaatttagttttgtttCGTAAACTGTTGTTAATAAATCTGTAACAGTAAGCTATGGTTCGCTGGAGTCTGTTAAAGTTAGAAAATCTTGATAAGATGTCTTctacagggtgtcccgcaacgattgtacaatactgcatcagcgtattctctgatcgaaaacagacaagaaaagtctaataaacataggtccgaaaatggaccaatttcgagatattcaaagttttagtttcgtaagctgacctattgtaaacatcattaattctaacgatttagatgcagtaattatatgattaccatggttacgatggttaagataaagtttaataaataataagataatattacgttaattaatacagttcattaataatttaacaaaacaagtaacaaagattgtcgaagaaaatcgttcaaccagcataaaaacaacgaatatttaacaaattggaaaagattcatgtcataataaatgttcaatatgcgcaccatttacttctaaacacaaacggatacgttttctaaatgaacttctaatgcgttcaaagataccaggaatttgttttactgtgtcaaatgcgttactaattttattcttcaaatcctgcacattttgaacgtcttcagaataaacaatttgttttaaatgtccccaaaaccaaaaatctaacggatttaaatctggtgaacGAGGTGGCCACGGGACAGGACCTCCTCGGCCAATCCACTTATtgccaaatctgttatttaagtatgctcgagtagcgcgtgcataatgtgctggtgctccatcgtgcataaagtagtaatcttctagaatttgttgaggtaattcatcaaatgcctctttaaggtcattttgtaaaaaatgtatgtaggcatcggctgtcaatctctttggaagaaaaaatggacctaataactgatcacctataactccagcccatactttaacactgaatcgccactgatgatgagtttctagtattgcatggggattttcatcgctccaaacgtgcgcattatgaatattaaaaattccactttgagtaaatgttgcttcatccgtaaatacaatgtttatgggaaagtcgACGTTTACTACCTCTTCCTGTGTGGCCCACCTACGaaaaatctctcttttttcgccatcattttctgttagagcttgaacggtgttgtaatgataaggataaagcaactgctcccttaaaatgcggtgaacggttgttttgttaatgttttcttgtgcagaaattcttctaatgctggttgtggcattttcatcgactcttctcaaaactgcttcttctaattccaccggtcttgtgtaatgtctctccgtggaatggctgtgggttacgcttcccgtttcttttaatctgagaaatagtctgctaaaggtgtgactattaggcaatcgtctgttcgggaacctttgcgcgtaatgacgagctgctaacgacgcatttccatcagctagtccgtaacaatacaccatatccgccatctcttccttggagtaattaataggagccatactttatagttttattaaattaaatagtaaaataataatttcgtgaagtattattatttttttttgattagacaacttatcgtaatcatagtaacgacttaattattataaaaacaaatttaaattcatgatgttaacaatatcaacttatgaaactaaatctttgaatatctcgaaaatggtccattttcggacctatgtttattaggctttttttgtttatttttgatcatagaatacgctgatgcagttttgtacaatcgttgcgggacatcctgtataatacAAACTTGAAAGTTACTCGATATTCTTTCTTGATCTGGTAGTTCTGATCTATTGATGTTATTTTCTGAGTTTGGCCATTTGCTTTCATCGTCAGATAACCATTGCGGACCATGCCACCACAAtttcgtttcttttaatttgataGGACTTAAACCACGCGAAATTATGTCCGCTGGATTGTCGTTTGATTTAACATGCTTCCATTTGTAACCTTTATGTCTTGAATTTGAGCAACTCTGTTTCTAACAAACGTCTTCCATTGACAATCAAAgcagaaattttattacaacgataagaaacaaagttaaaaatattataattataattgaaattatagTTTTATTGGTAGCGCcatctagataataaaataatttgttgtgGTAAGTATAATAAAGATATCTATAAGAattttacaggaaactgtattCGTTATGAAGTAAAATACAGTACACGAACGCGTTCAACcctaaattaatgattttttgtagTATACAAGCAGTATGCTCAACCAGTTTACGATATGGATAGTAATGGAAATGGTAAAAGAGGCATGCCCAAACTTAGGGACATCATTAGAAGACAGAGACAAGATTCCGATGTAAGTCCTTCTTTGAAAATCAGTATTTCCTCGCGTAATGATGGCGCAAACAGCTTCGGTGCATTGAAAAGGGCGATATTCAAAAGTTGTTTACCACTGTACAAGTTCGAAAGATGGATGACAACATCAAATTGGACCTCACTGAGAGGTTCTTGGATTTAAATGCACGTATTCCTTTTGAGTAAACGCCCTCTAAACTTCCAATTCCCCACAAATGAATCCATTCTTTATTTCCTTTTGTTTGTacttttttaaacgtttttattcttttctttagGGAGGTGGAACAGACTCGCCTGATCTCGACTTTATATACGATGACACGGATACAGCAGCAAACGAAATTGCTGAACTTTATAGTTACACAGAACAACCGGAATTTCAGCTGAATGTGAGAGCATTTGAAGATCAAATGGAACAGTATAACTTGCCTCCTTGTTGGCAGAAACTTGCAGCTGAAAATCAGAAATCTGTTGTGATGAAATTACTTGATCAGTTAGAAATTAGTAATAAAGTGCTTCGAATGAGAGCCGCGAGgtgtattttatatatttgtcAGGGATGTTGGGTTGAAGTTCAATCTGATGCTGAACAGCAAGAGTGGGCTCATAGAAATTCTTTACTTTTGTATGAACTTGGCGTTTTTACAGCTTTTActgatttattaaacattGAAATCGAGTaagtaaatcttttatttaattaatacacttagataagtaaaaaaattttgcacttttactggttaataaaatattctgtattaaatataatatgtcTCCTGATGATGCCTATTAAGTCAGGCGAaacatgtaaaaaataaagtaagtaaaagtgcaaaaattttttaaaatcattcttaaaattttgttaattatttctttagaaATAGCGCAGCAGCTCATGTTGCAATGCGTAAATTAGCAGTATCATTAGCTGATAGTCAAGATTTACGCGTAATTCTTTCGGTTTTATACACAATAACCGAAGCAATAAGAAATGAGAATCTTTCTGATAGCACAGAACATAAAGCAAAGGTTGATTCATTCACCAACGAAATTGTAAATACAACCGGCGATGATTTacttgtaataaaattattgagtATGGTAACAAGATTTTGCAGCGGAGCCGCCCCCCATTTTCCAATGAAAAAGGTTCTTTTATTGCTgtggaaattaattttagtatcaTTAGGAGGAATGGAAGAGTTACGATTAATGAAAGCGGTGAAACGCGAAAAAATCGGACTCCCACCTTTAGACGAAGACACCATGGAAATAGCTAAAAATATGAGAGCTTCATCTCCACCTGCGAGCGCTACAGATTTATTAGAAatgcaaaatcaaaaaagaaatgttaggATGTTTCGAAAAGGGTTAACCAAGCAAAGTTCCTTAGACGATCACGACCCATTAATGCTTGTATTAGAAACTGGTAGTATTGGAATTGGGGAAGAAATAATGAAAGAACTCTCCGAATGCGAAGAAAGACGACCCGTCGATAATACCGATAGACAAATGTATGGCGAGTATCAAAGACCCATGACACCTCCCGTTCAACTTCCAGCATCACGTGGTTTACCATGGAAACCTAAAGTACGACAACGTGATATAgacgtatttttaaaaagtgcAAGAATGAAATTTATCGGTTATGTCCTTCAAGATGATCGTGACAGCTT is from Onthophagus taurus isolate NC chromosome 8, IU_Otau_3.0, whole genome shotgun sequence and encodes:
- the LOC111425512 gene encoding striatin-interacting protein 1 produces the protein MDSNGNGKRGMPKLRDIIRRQRQDSDGGGTDSPDLDFIYDDTDTAANEIAELYSYTEQPEFQLNVRAFEDQMEQYNLPPCWQKLAAENQKSVVMKLLDQLEISNKVLRMRAARCILYICQGCWVEVQSDAEQQEWAHRNSLLLYELGVFTAFTDLLNIEIENSAAAHVAMRKLAVSLADSQDLRVILSVLYTITEAIRNENLSDSTEHKAKVDSFTNEIVNTTGDDLLVIKLLSMVTRFCSGAAPHFPMKKVLLLLWKLILVSLGGMEELRLMKAVKREKIGLPPLDEDTMEIAKNMRASSPPASATDLLEMQNQKRNVRMFRKGLTKQSSLDDHDPLMLVLETGSIGIGEEIMKELSECEERRPVDNTDRQMYGEYQRPMTPPVQLPASRGLPWKPKVRQRDIDVFLKSARMKFIGYVLQDDRDSLAGLPQPIHEGVRTLKEHMYTSLADLQIQKEEEIARNPLSCKEEEIEMTPTEVLYQAMLPNLPQYMIALLKILLAAAPTSKAKTDSINIMSDVLPDEMPMTVVQSMKLGLDVNRHKEIIVKAVSAILLLLLKHFKLNHVCQFDFMSQHLVFANCIPLVLKFFNQNVMSFVSAINMIPILDFPACVIGDQPELTAESLEIGYAAPYSWRNIYSCINLLRILNKLTKWKHSRIMMLVVFKSAPILKRTLKVRHAMTQLYVLKLLKMQTKYLGRQWRKSNMKTISAIYAKVRHHLNDDWAFGNDLDARPWDFQGEECALRASVDRFNNRRYTTNTKDVDYEPVDNCLNSVLGTQHELSESFKKHYYLWLEQEVYNVSIDWDKLLLN